One genomic window of Ruficoccus amylovorans includes the following:
- a CDS encoding SDR family oxidoreductase, translated as MKIALTGASGLAGFNTARAARARNHEVHAFYHSRQPELPGLELHQIDLSEPENVVGPLLEIFPDVIIHAAAVSSPADCDADPARAEKLNVALPRRLAQVAHHLGCRLIHLSTDMVFDGQQGTPYRSTDLPIPMGLYGQLKLLAEREVLEHGVDEATVLRIPILTGNSPSGNRSVHEKLFHAWAAGKRPTLYTDEIRQPLSAANLGELLVELCERRNLHGIFHWAGNETVTRYEMGRRILERFGLPEDLIEPVTCDDASRPTDLRFELAPLVGKLKTVPLSYEFQLDEMLVPADCRDWYEQASGRSAAPVRLKKGVDF; from the coding sequence ATGAAAATTGCCCTGACTGGAGCCTCCGGCCTGGCCGGTTTCAACACCGCCCGCGCCGCCCGCGCCCGCAACCACGAAGTCCACGCCTTTTACCACTCGCGCCAGCCGGAACTGCCCGGGCTGGAGCTGCACCAGATCGACCTCTCCGAGCCGGAGAACGTCGTTGGGCCGTTGCTGGAGATTTTTCCCGACGTGATTATCCACGCCGCCGCCGTCTCCAGCCCCGCCGACTGCGACGCCGACCCCGCCCGCGCCGAGAAGCTCAACGTCGCCCTGCCCCGCCGACTGGCGCAGGTCGCCCATCACCTCGGCTGCCGCCTCATCCACCTCTCGACCGACATGGTCTTCGACGGGCAGCAGGGCACCCCCTACCGCTCGACCGACCTGCCGATCCCGATGGGCCTCTACGGCCAGCTCAAGCTCCTGGCCGAGCGCGAAGTCCTCGAACACGGCGTGGACGAGGCCACTGTCCTGCGCATCCCCATCCTCACCGGCAACAGCCCCTCGGGCAACCGCTCCGTCCACGAAAAGCTCTTCCACGCCTGGGCCGCCGGAAAGCGCCCCACCCTCTACACCGACGAAATCCGCCAGCCCCTCTCCGCCGCCAATCTCGGCGAACTCCTCGTCGAGCTGTGCGAACGCCGCAACCTGCACGGCATCTTCCACTGGGCCGGGAACGAAACCGTCACCCGCTACGAAATGGGCCGCCGCATCCTGGAGCGCTTCGGCCTGCCCGAAGACCTCATCGAGCCCGTCACCTGCGACGACGCCAGCCGACCGACCGACCTGCGCTTCGAACTGGCCCCGCTCGTGGGCAAGCTCAAGACCGTCCCCCTCTCCTACGAGTTCCAGCTCGACGAAATGCTCGTCCCCGCCGACTGCCGCGACTGGTACGAACAAGCCAGCGGCCGCTCCGCCGCCCCCGTCCGGCTCAAGAAGGGCGTGGATTTTTGA
- a CDS encoding lipoyl protein ligase domain-containing protein: MHILPTRTASAAANMATDLMLLDAYPIMDTPRFRHYGWSGPAWSFGLSQAFNQTHEHILARGAQLVRRPTGGGLVGHLDDWTYALVVPPGGRGYRDGPAALYRLVHEQIAAAFAAQGLACGLHTVKSADGLHAVCFEQPEQHDLTLPGGEKIAGAAQKRTRNGLLVQGSITRRLPVSINWIQFADDFTGALSQLFNTTPTPTPWPDWDEQRLARETARFASDAWTRKRSH, from the coding sequence ATGCACATTCTGCCCACACGCACCGCCTCAGCCGCCGCCAACATGGCCACGGACCTGATGCTACTGGATGCGTATCCAATAATGGATACACCGCGCTTTCGGCACTACGGGTGGAGCGGCCCGGCGTGGAGCTTCGGGCTGTCGCAGGCGTTTAACCAAACCCACGAGCACATCCTCGCCCGAGGTGCCCAACTCGTACGCCGCCCCACCGGCGGCGGCCTCGTCGGGCACCTCGACGACTGGACCTACGCCCTCGTCGTCCCGCCGGGCGGTCGCGGCTACCGCGACGGCCCCGCCGCGCTCTACCGGCTGGTCCACGAGCAAATCGCCGCCGCCTTTGCCGCGCAGGGGCTGGCCTGCGGCCTGCACACGGTCAAAAGCGCCGACGGCCTGCACGCGGTCTGCTTCGAACAACCCGAGCAACATGACCTCACCCTCCCCGGCGGCGAAAAAATCGCCGGAGCCGCCCAGAAGCGCACCCGCAACGGCCTCCTCGTGCAGGGCAGCATCACCCGCCGCCTGCCCGTATCCATAAACTGGATACAGTTTGCCGACGACTTCACCGGCGCCCTGTCACAGCTTTTCAATACGACCCCGACGCCCACCCCCTGGCCCGACTGGGACGAACAACGCCTCGCCCGCGAAACCGCCCGCTTCGCCTCCGATGCGTGGACCAGGAAACGTTCACACTAG
- a CDS encoding class I SAM-dependent RNA methyltransferase, whose amino-acid sequence MTSPQAPKNFKPEPFAYHEELELRVDTLTNLGSGLGRVNGWVVMVPFALPGERVRVRVYRNHKQHSDADLLEIIEPSPERVDPLCPLFGTCGGCQYQHMSYAAQREWKRQQVSELLVRLAGITHPVNPTHGSPREYHYRSKLTPHYPKPFKPKPGEAATPKREMPIGFLHQGQRNRIVDVPACPIATEAINEALPTERKRIRERSAKLKKGGTLLLRHTLDGVTTDNNASVTEKIGPVVFQFLAGDFFQNNPFILPELVDFVMERACIDGVRYLVDAYCGVGVFALCGARRFERVAGVEVNASAVKWANANAAINGIKNAEFYIGEAESIFSAINFPGDETAMIIDPPRAGCDEAFIRQLLALGPRRVVYVSCDPSTQARDLKMLLTGGYTLEEVQPFDLFPQTRHIENVAVLRLG is encoded by the coding sequence ATGACTTCGCCTCAGGCCCCGAAGAACTTCAAGCCCGAGCCCTTCGCCTATCACGAGGAGCTGGAACTGCGCGTGGACACACTGACGAACCTCGGCTCCGGCCTCGGGCGCGTCAACGGCTGGGTCGTGATGGTGCCCTTCGCGCTCCCCGGCGAGCGCGTGCGCGTGCGTGTTTACCGCAACCACAAACAGCACTCCGACGCCGACCTGCTGGAAATTATCGAGCCTTCGCCCGAGCGGGTGGACCCGCTTTGCCCGCTGTTCGGAACCTGTGGCGGTTGCCAGTACCAGCACATGAGTTACGCCGCGCAGCGTGAGTGGAAGCGCCAGCAAGTCTCGGAACTGCTCGTGCGCCTGGCCGGGATTACCCATCCGGTCAACCCGACCCACGGCTCCCCGCGCGAGTACCACTACCGCTCCAAGCTGACCCCGCACTACCCGAAGCCCTTTAAGCCAAAGCCCGGCGAAGCCGCCACGCCGAAGCGCGAGATGCCCATCGGGTTTCTCCATCAGGGGCAGCGCAACCGCATCGTCGATGTACCCGCTTGCCCCATTGCCACTGAGGCGATCAACGAGGCCCTGCCGACCGAGCGCAAGCGTATCCGGGAGCGTTCGGCCAAGCTGAAAAAAGGCGGTACGCTCCTGTTGCGGCACACGCTGGATGGCGTGACCACGGACAACAACGCCTCCGTGACCGAGAAAATCGGGCCGGTTGTGTTTCAATTTCTGGCGGGCGATTTTTTCCAGAACAACCCTTTTATCCTGCCCGAGTTGGTGGACTTTGTGATGGAGCGCGCCTGTATCGACGGTGTGCGTTACCTGGTAGACGCCTACTGCGGGGTCGGGGTCTTCGCGCTGTGCGGGGCGCGGCGCTTCGAGCGCGTGGCCGGGGTCGAGGTCAACGCCAGTGCGGTAAAGTGGGCCAACGCCAACGCCGCCATCAACGGCATTAAGAACGCCGAGTTCTACATCGGCGAGGCCGAGTCGATCTTTTCCGCCATCAACTTCCCCGGCGACGAAACCGCCATGATTATCGACCCGCCCCGTGCCGGTTGCGACGAAGCCTTTATCCGGCAACTGCTCGCGCTCGGCCCGCGCCGCGTGGTCTATGTTTCCTGCGACCCCTCCACCCAGGCCCGCGACCTGAAAATGCTCCTCACCGGCGGCTACACCCTGGAGGAAGTCCAGCCCTTCGACCTCTTTCCGCAAACCCGCCACATCGAAAACGTTGCCGTCCTCCGGTTGGGATAG
- a CDS encoding TrmH family RNA methyltransferase yields the protein MPVTEITSRQNPRLKQTMRLHERKGRAAAGQFLVEGRLELERALRAGLTCAESWQCPEQAGYDSALAGQLATAAAETFRVPKSVFEKLSRRENPDGLAAVFTAPEIAPDALTLKPAPLIVVLEGVEKPGNLGAIIRSAEIAGADAVIVSGGADLYNPHVIRNSRGLVFTFPVLAMEPEAAHAWLAAHGIKLYATTPAATLPHWSADLAAPCALLMGSEAEGLSPFWLEKADACIQIPLQGSGDSLNVSVSAAVVLFESVRQRQSRT from the coding sequence ATGCCCGTGACCGAAATCACCTCGCGCCAGAACCCCCGGCTCAAACAAACCATGCGCCTGCACGAACGCAAGGGCCGCGCCGCCGCCGGACAATTTCTCGTCGAGGGACGGCTGGAGCTGGAGCGCGCCCTCCGGGCCGGGCTCACCTGCGCCGAGAGCTGGCAATGCCCGGAGCAGGCCGGGTACGATTCCGCGTTGGCCGGGCAACTGGCCACGGCAGCGGCGGAAACCTTCCGTGTTCCCAAGTCGGTTTTTGAAAAACTCTCCCGCCGTGAAAATCCGGACGGGCTGGCCGCTGTCTTTACCGCGCCCGAAATCGCCCCCGACGCCCTCACCCTCAAGCCCGCCCCGCTTATCGTCGTGCTAGAGGGTGTGGAAAAGCCGGGCAACCTCGGCGCAATCATCCGCAGCGCCGAAATTGCCGGGGCCGACGCCGTCATCGTCAGCGGTGGGGCCGACCTCTATAACCCGCACGTCATCCGCAATTCGCGCGGGCTGGTCTTCACCTTTCCCGTGTTGGCAATGGAACCCGAGGCCGCCCACGCCTGGCTGGCCGCCCACGGAATCAAGCTCTACGCCACCACCCCGGCAGCCACGCTCCCGCACTGGAGCGCGGACCTCGCCGCCCCCTGCGCGCTGCTCATGGGCAGCGAGGCCGAGGGGCTGAGCCCGTTCTGGCTGGAAAAGGCCGACGCATGTATCCAGATTCCACTACAGGGAAGCGGTGACTCGCTCAACGTCTCCGTCAGCGCCGCCGTCGTCCTCTTCGAGTCCGTCCGCCAACGCCAGAGCAGGACATAG
- a CDS encoding NAD-dependent epimerase/dehydratase family protein — protein sequence MKVLVTGGGGFLGRHVVERLLARGLEVRVLGRSAQPELEKRGVEIVRGDIADATAVDRAVAGTEAVFHVAAKAGVWGPREEYFSANVLGTRHVLAACVRHGVGRLVYTSTPSVVFTGEAFSGADESLPYGKNWLCPYPETKAQAEREVLAASGHDGLLTCALRPHLIWGVGDPHIVPRLVDRARRGRLRIVGDGTNRVDITHVKNAALAHELAFDALEKGTAAGRAYFLSQGEPVVLWDWINNLLSRLGEPVVKRRISARTAYRAGRALEWIYEKFRLPGEPAMTRFVAVELSKDHWYDISAARRDLGYASEVSTEAGLDELVEDWMS from the coding sequence ATGAAGGTACTGGTCACGGGAGGCGGCGGCTTTCTCGGCCGCCATGTGGTGGAGCGGCTGCTGGCGCGCGGACTGGAGGTCCGCGTGCTTGGGCGCTCGGCTCAACCGGAGCTGGAGAAGCGCGGCGTCGAGATTGTTCGGGGCGACATCGCCGACGCGACGGCGGTGGACCGGGCGGTGGCCGGGACAGAGGCGGTCTTCCACGTCGCGGCCAAGGCCGGAGTCTGGGGCCCGCGTGAGGAGTACTTCAGCGCCAATGTCTTGGGCACGCGCCACGTGCTCGCCGCCTGCGTGCGCCACGGCGTGGGACGGCTTGTCTATACGAGCACGCCGAGCGTGGTCTTTACCGGGGAGGCGTTTTCCGGCGCGGACGAGTCGCTGCCCTACGGGAAAAACTGGCTCTGCCCCTACCCCGAAACCAAGGCGCAAGCCGAACGCGAAGTCCTCGCCGCCAGCGGCCATGACGGCCTGTTGACCTGCGCCCTGCGCCCGCATCTGATCTGGGGCGTGGGCGACCCGCACATTGTCCCGCGTCTGGTGGACCGCGCCCGCCGGGGTCGCCTGCGCATCGTCGGCGACGGCACGAACCGGGTGGACATCACCCATGTCAAAAACGCCGCCCTCGCTCACGAACTGGCCTTTGACGCGCTGGAAAAGGGCACCGCCGCCGGGCGGGCGTATTTTCTCTCACAGGGCGAGCCGGTCGTCCTGTGGGACTGGATCAACAACTTGCTCTCGCGCTTGGGCGAGCCGGTCGTCAAGCGCCGCATCTCCGCCCGCACGGCCTACCGCGCGGGCCGGGCGCTGGAGTGGATTTACGAAAAATTCCGCCTGCCGGGCGAACCGGCCATGACGCGCTTCGTCGCGGTCGAGCTGTCCAAGGACCACTGGTACGACATCTCCGCCGCCCGTCGCGACCTCGGCTACGCGTCCGAAGTCTCGACCGAAGCGGGTTTGGATGAACTGGTTGAGGATTGGATGTCATGA
- a CDS encoding tetratricopeptide repeat protein, producing the protein MEKSARPLPRWPFALAVAVLALLPLLPALENGFVWDDEMNLTANEHFRGLGAEHLRWMATNFHGGHYQPLTWLSYALNHAAGGLHPRGYIAVNLALHALNAALVFILFTHLLPRDGHERRRLAWAVLGALFYALHPLRVESAVWVTERRDVLSLFFLLLSLLAWLRAQDGSHRRGLFYALSLLTFAASLLSKAWGIVFPAVLLILYWRPLHRHSWKKIALELAPFAVLAVGFALLAAAAQSEEAMASLDAHGWDARLMQAAWSPAFYLEKTALPLDLSPLYLLRGDFNPWSPAMIAGAAVTVVITGTLILRARRFPALLAGWLVFLVLLAPISGLAQSGSQLAADRYTYLAGIVPALGLAAAGLWASRRWPQQKKLFAVGMVVVVALLTFATTRQTQVWESADTLWSQAIEADETNYVAYFNRATTGKLGGYEGALADLDRAIELDPGYAAAYARRGEIRVNARQDAAARADLDTAISLNPAPAQPYNNRGILNLRAGKTAKAEADFGDALERDPELYEAYVNRGLLYHQQGKSTAALADYGAALALRPDVWQVYFNRGLLLAETGQTEAAIEDFTHALSLNPDFAGTYEQRALLYRKLGQTKAAEADLAAVRRLTTLP; encoded by the coding sequence ATGGAGAAATCCGCCCGTCCCCTGCCCCGCTGGCCCTTTGCGCTGGCCGTCGCCGTGCTCGCGCTGCTGCCGCTGCTGCCCGCGCTGGAAAACGGCTTCGTCTGGGACGACGAGATGAATCTCACCGCCAACGAGCACTTTCGCGGGCTCGGGGCAGAGCACCTGCGCTGGATGGCCACGAACTTCCACGGCGGGCACTACCAGCCGCTGACCTGGCTCTCCTACGCGCTCAACCACGCCGCCGGCGGCCTGCACCCGCGCGGCTACATCGCGGTCAACCTCGCCCTGCACGCGCTCAACGCCGCGCTTGTTTTTATCCTCTTCACGCACCTGCTCCCTCGCGACGGCCACGAACGCCGACGCCTGGCCTGGGCCGTGCTCGGGGCGCTCTTTTACGCCCTGCATCCGCTGCGGGTCGAGTCCGCCGTCTGGGTGACGGAGCGCCGCGACGTGCTATCGCTGTTCTTTCTGCTACTGAGTCTGCTGGCCTGGCTGCGGGCGCAGGACGGGTCGCACCGGCGAGGGCTTTTTTACGCCTTGAGCCTGCTCACCTTCGCGGCCTCACTGCTCTCGAAAGCCTGGGGCATCGTTTTTCCCGCCGTGCTGCTGATCCTGTATTGGCGGCCGCTCCATCGGCATAGCTGGAAAAAAATCGCGCTGGAGCTGGCCCCTTTCGCCGTGCTCGCGGTCGGCTTCGCCCTGCTGGCCGCCGCCGCCCAATCCGAGGAGGCCATGGCCTCTCTCGATGCCCACGGCTGGGACGCCCGGCTCATGCAGGCGGCCTGGAGCCCGGCTTTTTATCTAGAAAAAACCGCCCTCCCACTCGACCTTTCCCCCCTCTACCTGCTGCGGGGCGACTTCAACCCGTGGTCCCCGGCCATGATCGCCGGGGCCGCCGTCACGGTCGTAATCACGGGGACGTTGATCCTGCGGGCGAGGCGCTTTCCCGCCCTGCTGGCCGGTTGGCTGGTCTTTCTCGTGCTGCTGGCCCCCATCTCCGGACTGGCGCAGAGCGGCTCCCAACTCGCCGCCGACCGCTACACCTACCTGGCCGGTATCGTGCCCGCGCTCGGCCTGGCCGCCGCCGGGCTGTGGGCCAGCCGCCGCTGGCCGCAGCAGAAGAAGCTCTTCGCCGTGGGCATGGTCGTGGTGGTGGCGCTACTGACCTTTGCCACCACGCGCCAGACGCAGGTCTGGGAGAGCGCCGACACCCTCTGGAGCCAGGCCATCGAGGCCGACGAAACCAACTACGTCGCCTACTTCAACCGTGCCACGACCGGCAAACTCGGCGGCTACGAAGGCGCACTGGCCGACCTCGACCGGGCCATCGAACTCGACCCCGGCTACGCCGCCGCCTACGCCCGGCGCGGGGAGATCCGCGTCAACGCCCGGCAGGACGCCGCCGCCCGCGCCGATCTCGACACGGCGATTTCCCTCAACCCGGCTCCCGCCCAGCCCTACAACAACCGGGGCATCCTCAACCTGCGGGCCGGAAAAACCGCCAAGGCTGAAGCCGACTTCGGAGACGCGCTGGAGCGTGACCCGGAGCTTTACGAAGCCTATGTCAACCGGGGCCTGCTTTATCACCAGCAGGGCAAATCCACCGCCGCGCTGGCCGACTACGGCGCCGCCCTCGCGCTCCGCCCCGACGTGTGGCAGGTGTATTTTAACCGGGGTCTACTCCTGGCCGAGACCGGCCAGACCGAGGCGGCCATTGAAGATTTTACCCACGCGCTCTCACTCAACCCCGACTTTGCCGGAACATACGAGCAGCGGGCCTTACTCTATAGAAAGCTGGGGCAGACCAAAGCTGCCGAGGCTGACCTCGCAGCCGTCCGTCGCCTGACAACCCTGCCCTGA
- a CDS encoding fatty acid CoA ligase family protein, with amino-acid sequence MAIGNANVARYLALAAETAPDAPAVKLPHRREGELRFDAVSFGQLKACVRVAAAHLRARGIDRGTRVLLMVKPGFDLIVTVFALFKLGAVPVVIDPGMGWGHFRACVRQSKPEALVGIPAATWLSPLLLRGYRFRSKITVGSRSWRTLLAGALSGAKETGRSADAQVAVAAPSDLAAILFTSGSTGPAKGVRYEHGMFEAQVRLLKNQYRVEPGEVDLTLLPVFALFNPALGMCTVVPEMDPSRPAAADPAKIVEAIQKAGVTNSFGSPALWSLIARYCEREGKTLPSVRRIQMAGAPVPPGLIRRMKPLLPAGEINTPYGATEALPVATISGREVLEETQPLTDEGRGTCVGAVFPEMQARIIRLTDEPLAQMSDALCLPPGEIGEITVCGPSVTRSYEARPDATAAAKLSDPADPAKIWHRMGDLGYFDERGRLWFCGRKAERVRTAQGDLYTDCCEAIFNRQPDVYRSALIGLGQPGKQVPAIVIEPEPGKFPSTPSARQAFEKKILAVAATHPVTSPVKRVFFEQRFPVDVRHNAKIHRLTLAKKFSKAL; translated from the coding sequence ATGGCAATTGGCAACGCCAATGTCGCTCGCTATCTGGCGCTGGCTGCCGAGACTGCCCCGGATGCGCCTGCGGTCAAGTTGCCGCATCGGCGCGAGGGTGAGCTGCGCTTCGACGCTGTTTCCTTCGGTCAACTGAAGGCGTGTGTCCGTGTGGCGGCTGCTCATCTCCGTGCCCGCGGAATTGACCGTGGCACGCGGGTGCTGTTGATGGTCAAGCCCGGCTTCGACCTGATTGTTACCGTTTTTGCCCTGTTCAAGCTCGGGGCTGTGCCCGTGGTGATCGATCCCGGCATGGGCTGGGGGCATTTCCGCGCCTGCGTGCGCCAGAGTAAGCCCGAGGCGCTGGTGGGCATCCCGGCGGCGACCTGGCTCTCACCGCTCTTGCTTCGTGGCTATCGCTTTCGCTCAAAAATCACCGTCGGCTCCCGGAGCTGGCGGACCTTGCTTGCCGGGGCGCTCTCCGGTGCGAAGGAGACCGGGAGAAGTGCGGATGCGCAAGTAGCGGTTGCCGCCCCGTCCGACCTGGCGGCGATTTTGTTTACCTCCGGCTCGACCGGGCCGGCCAAGGGCGTCCGCTACGAGCATGGGATGTTCGAGGCGCAGGTGCGGCTTTTGAAAAACCAGTACCGGGTCGAGCCGGGCGAGGTGGACCTGACCCTGCTGCCGGTTTTCGCGCTTTTCAACCCCGCGCTGGGGATGTGTACCGTGGTCCCTGAAATGGATCCCTCCCGGCCCGCCGCCGCCGATCCGGCCAAGATCGTCGAGGCCATTCAGAAGGCTGGGGTCACGAACAGCTTTGGCTCGCCTGCTTTGTGGAGCCTGATCGCCCGCTACTGCGAGCGCGAGGGCAAGACCTTGCCCTCCGTCCGGCGCATCCAGATGGCCGGGGCACCGGTCCCGCCGGGGCTGATCCGCCGGATGAAGCCGCTCCTGCCCGCGGGCGAGATCAATACCCCCTACGGTGCGACCGAGGCGCTCCCCGTGGCCACCATCAGTGGGCGCGAAGTTCTTGAAGAGACCCAGCCCCTTACTGACGAAGGGCGCGGCACCTGCGTGGGGGCGGTTTTTCCGGAAATGCAGGCGCGGATTATCCGCCTGACTGACGAGCCGCTGGCGCAAATGTCGGACGCGCTTTGCCTGCCGCCGGGCGAGATCGGCGAAATCACCGTCTGCGGCCCGAGCGTGACCAGGAGCTACGAGGCCCGGCCTGACGCTACCGCCGCCGCCAAGCTCAGCGACCCCGCCGACCCGGCCAAAATCTGGCACCGCATGGGCGATCTGGGCTACTTCGACGAGCGCGGGCGGCTCTGGTTCTGCGGGCGTAAGGCCGAGCGCGTGCGCACGGCGCAGGGCGACCTTTACACGGACTGCTGCGAGGCGATTTTCAACCGGCAACCGGACGTTTACCGCAGCGCGCTCATCGGGCTGGGCCAGCCCGGCAAGCAGGTCCCGGCCATCGTGATCGAGCCCGAGCCGGGGAAATTCCCCTCCACGCCCAGCGCCCGTCAAGCCTTTGAGAAAAAAATCCTCGCCGTCGCCGCCACGCACCCGGTTACGTCTCCGGTCAAACGGGTCTTTTTCGAGCAACGCTTCCCGGTGGACGTGCGCCACAATGCCAAGATTCACCGCCTCACTCTGGCGAAGAAGTTTTCAAAAGCGCTTTAG
- a CDS encoding ATP-binding protein: MPRDPGYETLRLLADRLDVAIAIVRHSVEAEVGFAVDYVNPAWARLTGLEQGPLENALNLGASSCTALAEIAAALSRRQPWSRELLFARPDGGEIWVEAQLLEPQRESSEWAVVLRDLSDSRSEQARRDLDREKLSVTLSSIGEGVITTDVHGAVDFVNREGERLIGRRLESVRGRPLKEIFRLLDAEEKTENPLPLERVFRSGQAVGPLADRLLVTAEGIERKVNFLLSPILDGRGRITGCVLVFSDITNQVRLERELQKNQRMESIALLSGGIAHDFNNILTGILGNISLARNRCEQGDQLFSILKSAEKAAMRARDLTQQLLTFSKGGVPVKTRTSLHDLIRESSGFILSGSNCRCQLNVPADLWAVEVDEGQIAQVINNLLINATQAMKKGGRIEIRAENTELGAEPSIPLEPGFYVKIVVADNGPGIPPENLARIFDPYFTTKKTGSGLGLATSYSIVKNHDGHILVDSTPDVGTTFVFYLPALPSGAVQVEEPDQKLYHGKGRILLMDDEKMIRQIAGDMLTHLGYEVAFAADGEEAVRLFEEAEQAGNPYDVLIADLTVPGGLGACGVVERLKPRYPHLRSIVTSGYTNNPVLLNPAQYGFTGTIQKPYTIQQISWVIRSVTVPKSTARSGN; the protein is encoded by the coding sequence ATGCCAAGAGATCCTGGATATGAAACGCTCCGTCTGCTGGCGGATCGCCTGGATGTCGCTATCGCTATCGTCAGACACTCCGTGGAAGCGGAGGTGGGCTTTGCCGTGGACTACGTTAATCCGGCCTGGGCCCGTCTGACCGGATTGGAGCAGGGACCGCTCGAAAACGCCCTCAACCTGGGGGCGTCCTCCTGTACCGCGCTGGCAGAAATTGCTGCCGCGCTCTCCCGCCGCCAACCCTGGAGCCGCGAACTGCTTTTTGCCCGTCCCGACGGCGGCGAAATCTGGGTCGAGGCGCAACTACTGGAGCCGCAGAGGGAGTCGTCCGAATGGGCCGTTGTGCTGCGCGACCTCTCGGACAGCCGCTCGGAGCAGGCCCGGCGCGATCTGGACCGGGAGAAGCTCTCCGTCACCCTCAGTTCCATCGGGGAGGGGGTCATCACCACGGATGTGCACGGTGCGGTGGACTTCGTTAACCGCGAGGGCGAACGCCTGATCGGCCGCCGCTTGGAGTCGGTGCGGGGACGTCCGTTGAAGGAGATTTTCCGGCTGCTCGACGCCGAAGAAAAGACGGAGAATCCCTTGCCGCTGGAGCGGGTTTTCCGCAGCGGGCAGGCCGTCGGGCCGCTGGCCGACCGGCTGCTGGTTACCGCCGAGGGGATCGAGCGCAAAGTGAACTTCCTGCTCTCGCCAATTCTCGATGGGCGAGGGCGGATCACCGGTTGCGTGCTGGTTTTTTCCGACATCACCAATCAGGTGCGCCTGGAGCGCGAACTCCAGAAAAACCAGCGCATGGAGTCCATCGCGCTGCTGTCCGGGGGGATTGCCCACGACTTTAACAACATCCTGACCGGGATTCTCGGTAACATCTCGCTGGCCCGCAACCGCTGCGAGCAGGGTGACCAGCTCTTTTCCATCCTCAAGTCGGCGGAAAAGGCAGCCATGCGCGCACGGGATCTGACCCAGCAGTTGCTGACCTTTTCCAAGGGCGGGGTGCCGGTCAAGACGCGGACCTCGCTGCATGACCTCATCCGCGAGTCTTCGGGTTTCATCCTGAGCGGCTCGAACTGCCGCTGCCAGCTCAATGTGCCCGCCGACCTCTGGGCGGTCGAGGTGGATGAGGGGCAGATCGCCCAGGTCATTAACAACCTCCTCATCAACGCCACCCAGGCGATGAAAAAGGGCGGGCGCATTGAGATCCGGGCCGAAAACACCGAGCTGGGGGCCGAGCCGTCGATCCCGCTTGAGCCGGGGTTTTATGTAAAAATCGTCGTCGCTGACAACGGGCCGGGCATTCCGCCCGAAAACCTGGCCCGCATCTTCGACCCGTACTTCACGACGAAGAAGACCGGTTCCGGCCTCGGCCTGGCCACGAGCTACTCCATCGTCAAAAACCACGATGGGCATATCCTGGTTGATTCTACCCCGGACGTCGGCACGACCTTTGTCTTTTACCTGCCCGCTCTGCCCAGCGGGGCCGTCCAGGTGGAGGAGCCGGACCAGAAGCTCTACCACGGCAAGGGGCGCATCCTGCTCATGGACGATGAGAAGATGATCCGGCAAATTGCCGGAGACATGCTCACGCACCTGGGCTACGAGGTCGCCTTTGCCGCCGATGGGGAGGAAGCCGTCCGTCTCTTCGAGGAGGCGGAGCAGGCCGGGAATCCCTACGATGTCCTGATCGCGGACCTGACCGTCCCCGGTGGCCTCGGTGCGTGCGGGGTGGTCGAGCGGCTCAAGCCCCGTTATCCGCACCTCAGGAGCATCGTCACCAGCGGTTACACGAATAACCCTGTCCTGCTCAATCCCGCCCAATACGGCTTTACCGGAACGATCCAGAAGCCCTACACCATTCAGCAGATCAGTTGGGTGATCCGCAGCGTGACGGTCCCGAAAAGCACGGCCAGAAGCGGAAATTAA